A window of Sutcliffiella cohnii contains these coding sequences:
- a CDS encoding TIGR04104 family putative zinc finger protein — translation MGFQHCSNCKKDITFKTRFKSVFFGYRPIICEECGVEHEVDERYRFVYSLYTVLIPILLVYFSSSVFGITSRFIQVLLVLVFGTFGVMYATSKVKYHKSKHQPIKEGQAKNKSVKKS, via the coding sequence ATGGGTTTTCAACATTGTTCTAACTGTAAAAAGGATATAACATTTAAAACTAGGTTTAAATCTGTATTTTTTGGCTATCGACCGATTATTTGTGAAGAGTGTGGAGTTGAACATGAAGTAGACGAAAGATATCGATTTGTTTATTCTTTATATACTGTTCTTATCCCAATTTTATTAGTTTATTTTTCTAGTAGTGTTTTTGGGATTACATCGAGATTTATTCAAGTTTTATTAGTTTTAGTTTTTGGTACTTTCGGTGTTATGTATGCTACAAGTAAAGTAAAATACCATAAGAGTAAACATCAACCAATTAAAGAAGGACAAGCTAAAAATAAAAGTGTAAAAAAGTCATAA
- a CDS encoding GntR family transcriptional regulator: MTKYDTDKPIYLQIIDRITKQVIRGEIKPGDKLPSVREMAIQSEVNPNTVQRTYQEMERMGMVETRRGQGTFVTENNTVLIQLKVEMEKQVIERFINGMRELGIEDQNIVHSVQMFLKGGEDRD; encoded by the coding sequence GTGACAAAGTATGATACTGATAAGCCGATCTATTTACAAATTATAGACCGTATTACGAAACAAGTAATTAGAGGAGAAATAAAACCCGGAGATAAGCTTCCTTCCGTACGTGAAATGGCTATACAGTCGGAGGTGAACCCGAACACAGTTCAGCGGACTTATCAAGAGATGGAGAGGATGGGAATGGTGGAAACGAGGAGAGGGCAAGGAACGTTTGTGACAGAAAACAATACGGTTCTTATACAGTTAAAAGTAGAGATGGAGAAGCAAGTAATTGAAAGATTCATTAACGGAATGAGGGAGCTCGGTATAGAGGACCAAAACATTGTTCATAGTGTACAAATGTTTTTAAAAGGGGGAGAAGACCGTGATTAA
- a CDS encoding ABC transporter ATP-binding protein, with product MIKFESVTKQYGKDIALGQTSIIFEKGKITGLLGPNGSGKSTSLKMMAGLVKPTKGFVTVDGEKVDRTIAKKVAYLTELDFYYEPFTVQNMIDFYASQFTDFQNDKAEKLLQFMKLDKSKKLKHLSKGNRGRLKLVLALARNAEYVLMDEPFSGLDPMVRNSIVKGLLTYVDFGKQTIIIATHEIDEIEPLLDDVVLIKNGNFLAKQNVEQLRENQQLSVKDWMIQQFDE from the coding sequence GTGATTAAATTCGAAAGTGTAACAAAACAGTATGGTAAAGATATTGCACTAGGTCAAACGTCCATTATATTTGAAAAAGGAAAAATAACTGGTTTACTAGGACCAAATGGTAGTGGAAAATCTACAAGTTTAAAAATGATGGCTGGGTTAGTGAAACCAACGAAAGGTTTCGTTACAGTAGATGGGGAGAAAGTTGATAGAACGATTGCTAAAAAGGTAGCGTATTTAACAGAATTAGATTTTTATTATGAACCATTTACTGTTCAAAATATGATTGACTTTTATGCGAGTCAATTTACTGATTTTCAAAATGATAAGGCAGAAAAGTTATTACAGTTTATGAAGCTAGATAAATCTAAAAAGCTAAAACATTTATCAAAGGGAAATAGAGGTAGGTTGAAGTTAGTGTTAGCACTAGCTAGAAATGCGGAGTATGTATTAATGGATGAACCATTTTCTGGGTTAGACCCAATGGTTAGAAATTCCATTGTAAAAGGCTTGTTAACTTACGTTGATTTTGGAAAACAGACCATTATTATCGCAACTCATGAGATTGATGAAATAGAACCACTGTTAGATGATGTCGTATTAATAAAAAATGGAAACTTTTTAGCAAAACAAAACGTAGAACAGTTAAGAGAAAATCAACAGCTTTCCGTAAAAGACTGGATGATTCAACAATTTGATGAATAA
- a CDS encoding ABC transporter ATP-binding protein: MNNVTVQLQDVCKEIKGKKIIKNVSFDVYEGEVFGFLGPNGAGKTTTIRMMVGLMGISSGDIKIAGYSIKENFEKAVQQVGAIVENPEMYKFLSGYSNLKQYARMIPGITEERIEAVIELVGLEKRIKEKVKTYSLGMRQRLGIAQALLHEPKVLILDEPTNGLDPAGIREIRDYLRRLAREEGMTVIVSSHLLSEMELMCDRVGIIQQGELLDIQSIKDFVHDDSTLYELQVTPVEEALSILHSMDIEATIVKNKLHASIERDNMPEVISLLVEKKISIYEVREQSKTLEEKFLEKTSSKKGA; the protein is encoded by the coding sequence ATGAATAATGTAACGGTTCAGTTACAAGATGTATGTAAAGAGATTAAAGGTAAAAAAATTATTAAAAATGTATCGTTTGATGTATATGAAGGAGAAGTATTTGGATTTTTAGGACCAAATGGTGCTGGGAAAACTACTACGATAAGAATGATGGTAGGCCTTATGGGAATATCTTCAGGAGATATTAAAATTGCAGGATATAGTATTAAAGAAAATTTTGAAAAAGCTGTGCAACAAGTAGGAGCGATTGTCGAAAACCCAGAAATGTATAAGTTTCTATCCGGCTATTCAAATTTAAAGCAATACGCGAGAATGATTCCAGGTATTACAGAAGAACGAATCGAAGCAGTTATTGAATTAGTTGGGTTAGAGAAGCGAATTAAAGAAAAAGTAAAGACGTATTCACTTGGGATGAGACAGCGGTTAGGGATAGCACAAGCACTACTTCATGAACCGAAAGTGCTAATTCTCGATGAACCGACGAATGGACTTGATCCAGCTGGAATAAGAGAGATACGTGATTATTTAAGAAGATTAGCCCGAGAAGAAGGAATGACTGTCATCGTTTCTAGTCATCTATTATCGGAAATGGAATTAATGTGTGATCGCGTCGGCATCATTCAGCAAGGAGAATTGCTAGATATACAAAGTATTAAAGATTTTGTTCATGACGATAGTACCCTTTACGAATTACAGGTTACACCTGTGGAAGAAGCATTATCTATCCTTCACTCGATGGATATCGAGGCAACGATAGTGAAAAATAAGCTGCACGCTTCTATCGAAAGAGACAATATGCCAGAGGTAATCAGTCTTTTAGTAGAAAAGAAAATTTCAATATATGAAGTAAGGGAACAGTCAAAAACATTAGAAGAAAAATTCCTTGAAAAAACATCGAGTAAGAAGGGGGCATAA